Proteins encoded by one window of Dryocola sp. LX212:
- a CDS encoding MIP/aquaporin family protein, which yields MSQTASPTLKGQCIAEFMGTALLIFFGVGCVAALKVAGASFGQWEISIIWGLGVAMAIYLTAGVSGAHLNPAVTVALWLFACFDRRKVLPFIVSQVAGAFCSAALVYGLYYNLFLDYEQTHHMVRGSVESLELAGIFSTYPNPHINLVQAFAVEMVITAILMGLILALTDDGNGIPRGPLAPLLIGLLIAVIGASMGPLTGFAMNPARDFGPKLFAWLAGWGEVAFTGGKDIPYFLVPVFGPLAGAILGAFGYRKLIGRHLPCDVCEDAEEKTQASSTQQNAS from the coding sequence ATGAGTCAGACAGCTTCTCCAACCTTAAAAGGCCAGTGCATCGCAGAATTCATGGGCACCGCGTTATTGATTTTCTTCGGTGTCGGGTGCGTGGCAGCATTAAAAGTGGCAGGTGCAAGCTTCGGGCAATGGGAGATCAGCATCATCTGGGGTTTAGGGGTAGCGATGGCTATCTACTTAACCGCCGGGGTATCTGGTGCGCACCTCAACCCTGCCGTTACCGTTGCACTGTGGCTGTTCGCCTGCTTTGACCGCCGCAAAGTTTTGCCGTTTATTGTGTCCCAGGTCGCAGGGGCGTTCTGCTCAGCGGCGCTGGTCTACGGCCTGTATTACAATCTTTTCCTCGATTATGAACAAACCCATCACATGGTGCGCGGCAGCGTAGAGAGCCTGGAATTAGCCGGGATCTTCTCAACCTATCCAAACCCGCATATCAACCTGGTGCAGGCGTTTGCCGTCGAGATGGTGATTACCGCGATTCTGATGGGCTTGATTCTGGCGCTGACCGACGACGGTAATGGCATTCCACGCGGGCCGCTGGCACCGCTGCTGATTGGCCTGCTGATTGCGGTTATTGGCGCATCTATGGGCCCATTAACCGGCTTCGCCATGAACCCGGCCCGTGACTTTGGACCAAAACTGTTCGCCTGGCTTGCGGGCTGGGGTGAAGTCGCCTTTACCGGCGGCAAAGATATTCCTTACTTCCTGGTACCTGTTTTTGGCCCGCTGGCGGGCGCGATATTAGGCGCATTCGGGTATCGTAAACTGATTGGTCGCCATTTGCCGTGCGACGTCTGCGAGGATGCTGAAGAGAAAACGCAGGCCTCCTCGACGCAGCAAAATGCTTCTTAA
- the hslV gene encoding ATP-dependent protease subunit HslV, whose translation MTTIVSVRRNGHVVIGGDGQATLGNTVMKGNVKKVRRLYNDKVIAGFAGGTADAFTLFELFERKLEMHQGHLVKAAVELAKDWRTDRMLRKLEALLAVADENASLIITGNGDVIQPEDDLIAIGSGGPYAQAAARALLENSELGARDIVEKSLGIAGDICIYTNHFHTIEELASKA comes from the coding sequence GTGACAACAATAGTTAGTGTGCGCCGTAACGGCCATGTCGTAATCGGTGGTGATGGCCAGGCCACGCTCGGCAACACCGTAATGAAAGGCAACGTGAAGAAAGTTCGCCGCCTGTATAACGACAAAGTCATCGCAGGCTTTGCGGGCGGCACGGCCGATGCCTTTACCCTCTTCGAACTCTTCGAACGCAAACTTGAAATGCATCAGGGCCACCTGGTGAAAGCCGCCGTTGAGCTGGCAAAAGACTGGCGTACCGACCGCATGCTGCGCAAGCTTGAAGCGCTGCTGGCGGTAGCCGATGAAAACGCCTCGCTGATTATCACCGGTAACGGTGACGTGATTCAGCCGGAGGACGACCTGATCGCCATCGGCTCTGGTGGCCCGTATGCCCAGGCTGCGGCGCGCGCCCTGCTGGAGAACAGCGAACTGGGTGCACGCGACATCGTTGAGAAATCGCTGGGGATCGCCGGTGATATCTGCATCTACACCAACCATTTCCATACTATCGAAGAATTAGCGTCTAAGGCGTAA
- the ftsN gene encoding cell division protein FtsN, producing MAQKDYVRRGQSTGTRRKKSTSRKKQRNLPSVSPTMVAIAAAVLVAFIGALYFITHHKKDESEVLPGHKVTGNGLPPKPEERWRYIKELENRQPGVLSPTEPTAGGEVRNTDQLTSEQRQLLEQMQADMRQQPTQLNEVPWNEQTPAQRQQTLQRQKQIQQVQQQAHQQRAQPHVTEQPYQQPRTVQQTQQPRPVQQQPRTTSTAQQPYQDLLQTPPHNTQQRATQSQPKPAPVTREPEVPKQTAAAPQEKPKDEKRWMVQCGSFKGSEQAETVRAQLAFEGFDSRITTNNGWNRVVIGPIKGKENADGTLNRLKIAGHGNCIRLGGG from the coding sequence GTGGCACAAAAAGATTATGTACGCCGCGGGCAATCGACAGGGACACGGCGCAAAAAGAGTACTTCCCGCAAAAAGCAACGTAACCTGCCATCCGTCTCACCGACTATGGTAGCCATCGCCGCCGCCGTGTTGGTGGCCTTTATTGGTGCTCTGTACTTCATTACCCATCATAAAAAAGATGAAAGTGAGGTCCTTCCGGGCCATAAAGTCACCGGCAACGGCCTGCCGCCTAAGCCCGAAGAGCGCTGGCGCTATATTAAAGAGCTGGAAAACCGTCAGCCGGGCGTGCTCAGCCCAACCGAACCTACCGCCGGTGGGGAAGTCCGCAACACGGACCAGCTCACCAGCGAGCAGCGTCAGCTTTTAGAGCAGATGCAGGCGGATATGCGCCAGCAGCCTACCCAGCTGAATGAGGTACCCTGGAACGAGCAGACGCCGGCGCAGCGCCAGCAAACGTTGCAGCGCCAGAAGCAGATCCAGCAGGTACAGCAGCAAGCTCATCAGCAGCGTGCACAGCCTCATGTAACGGAACAGCCTTACCAGCAACCGCGTACCGTGCAGCAAACTCAGCAGCCTCGTCCTGTTCAGCAACAGCCGCGTACAACGTCCACGGCTCAGCAGCCGTATCAGGATTTACTGCAGACGCCGCCGCATAACACCCAGCAGCGTGCGACGCAGTCACAGCCTAAACCGGCCCCGGTAACCCGTGAGCCAGAAGTACCAAAACAGACTGCGGCAGCTCCACAGGAAAAACCGAAGGATGAGAAACGCTGGATGGTTCAGTGCGGCTCATTCAAAGGCAGCGAGCAGGCCGAAACTGTCCGTGCACAGCTGGCCTTTGAAGGGTTTGATTCGCGTATTACCACCAACAACGGCTGGAACCGCGTGGTGATTGGCCCAATCAAAGGCAAAGAAAATGCAGACGGTACTCTGAACCGTCTGAAGATTGCTGGTCACGGAAACTGCATTCGCCTGGGCGGGGGTTGA
- the hslU gene encoding HslU--HslV peptidase ATPase subunit, giving the protein MSEMTPREIVSELNKHIIGQDNAKRSVAIALRNRWRRMQLDEELRHEVTPKNILMIGPTGVGKTEIARRLAKLANAPFIKVEATKFTEVGYVGKEVDSIIRDLTDSAMKMVRLQSIEKNRYRAEEMAEERILDALLPPAKNNWGQNETAPEPSAARQAFRKKLREGELDDKEIEIDLAAAPMGVEIMAPPGMEEMTSQLQSMFQNLGGQKQKPRKLKIKDAMKLLIEEEAAKLVNPEELKQDAIDAVEQHGIVFIDEIDKICKRGGNSSGPDVSREGVQRDLLPLVEGCTVSTKHGMVKTDHILFIASGAFQVASPSDLIPELQGRLPIRVELQALTVEDFERILTEPNASITVQYKALMGTEGVNIDFTDDGIRRIAQAAWQVNESTENIGARRLHTVLERLVEDISYEASDLSGQSIIIDAEYVSKHLDELVADEDLSRFIL; this is encoded by the coding sequence ATGTCTGAAATGACTCCACGCGAAATTGTCAGCGAACTGAACAAACACATCATTGGCCAGGATAACGCCAAGCGCTCCGTGGCCATTGCGCTGCGTAACCGCTGGCGCCGCATGCAGCTGGATGAAGAGCTGCGCCATGAAGTGACGCCGAAAAATATTCTGATGATCGGCCCGACCGGCGTCGGTAAAACCGAAATCGCGCGCCGTCTGGCGAAGCTTGCTAACGCACCGTTTATCAAGGTTGAAGCTACCAAGTTCACCGAAGTAGGCTATGTCGGTAAAGAAGTGGATTCTATCATCCGCGATCTGACCGATTCAGCGATGAAAATGGTGCGCTTGCAGTCCATCGAGAAAAACCGCTATCGCGCGGAAGAGATGGCGGAAGAACGTATTCTTGATGCTTTACTGCCACCGGCCAAAAACAACTGGGGCCAGAACGAAACGGCACCCGAGCCTTCTGCGGCGCGCCAGGCATTCCGCAAGAAGCTGCGTGAAGGGGAGCTGGACGATAAAGAGATCGAAATCGATCTGGCCGCAGCCCCAATGGGCGTTGAAATCATGGCACCTCCCGGCATGGAAGAGATGACCAGCCAGCTGCAGTCCATGTTCCAGAACCTGGGAGGCCAGAAGCAGAAGCCCCGTAAGCTGAAAATCAAAGACGCGATGAAACTGCTGATTGAAGAAGAAGCGGCGAAGCTGGTGAATCCGGAAGAGCTGAAGCAGGACGCCATCGACGCGGTAGAGCAGCACGGCATCGTATTTATCGACGAGATCGATAAAATCTGTAAGCGCGGCGGCAACAGCTCCGGCCCAGACGTATCCCGTGAAGGCGTACAGCGTGACCTGCTGCCGCTGGTGGAAGGCTGCACCGTTTCAACAAAACACGGCATGGTCAAAACTGACCATATCCTGTTTATCGCATCCGGTGCGTTCCAGGTGGCAAGCCCGTCCGATCTCATCCCGGAATTGCAGGGTCGTCTGCCGATTCGCGTGGAGCTTCAGGCGCTGACCGTTGAAGATTTCGAACGCATCCTGACCGAGCCAAACGCCTCCATCACCGTGCAGTACAAAGCGCTGATGGGTACCGAAGGCGTGAACATCGACTTTACCGATGATGGTATTCGTCGTATCGCCCAGGCGGCATGGCAGGTGAACGAATCTACTGAAAACATCGGTGCCCGTCGTCTGCACACCGTACTTGAGCGACTGGTGGAGGATATCTCTTATGAAGCCAGCGACCTGAGCGGACAATCCATCATTATTGACGCCGAATACGTCAGTAAACATCTGGATGAACTGGTAGCGGATGAAGATTTGAGCCGTTTTATTCTATAA
- the menA gene encoding 1,4-dihydroxy-2-naphthoate polyprenyltransferase encodes MNDSHSVSTTQAWLESLRPKTLPLAFASIVCGSALAYWQGVFDFAVALLALLTAGLLQILSNLANDYGDAVKGSDKEDRIGPLRGMQKGVITQAQMKRALIITVVLICISGLALVALACRTWADFVGFLVLGLLAIIAAITYTVGTRPYGYMGLGDISVLVFFGWLSVAGSWYLQAHTLAPLVFLPATACGLLATAVLNINNLRDIDSDRENGKNTLAVRLGPLLARRYHACLLMGALLSLALFNLVCLQSIWGWLFVLAAPLLIKQARYVARETTPAAMRPMLERTVKAALLINLLFALGVVLSTVHF; translated from the coding sequence ATGAACGATTCACACTCAGTAAGCACCACCCAGGCCTGGCTGGAAAGCTTACGCCCTAAAACCCTTCCTCTGGCCTTTGCCTCTATCGTTTGTGGCTCTGCACTGGCTTACTGGCAAGGCGTCTTTGATTTCGCCGTGGCTCTGCTTGCTCTTCTGACCGCAGGTCTGCTGCAGATTCTTTCTAACCTCGCTAACGACTACGGTGATGCGGTCAAAGGCAGCGATAAAGAGGACCGTATTGGGCCGCTGCGCGGCATGCAAAAAGGTGTGATTACCCAGGCGCAGATGAAGCGCGCGTTAATCATCACCGTCGTGCTGATTTGCATCTCAGGCCTGGCGCTGGTGGCGCTGGCCTGCCGGACCTGGGCTGATTTTGTCGGCTTCCTTGTCCTGGGGCTACTGGCCATTATCGCGGCAATTACCTATACCGTGGGCACCCGCCCATACGGCTATATGGGGCTGGGAGATATCTCCGTGCTGGTCTTCTTTGGCTGGCTGAGCGTGGCGGGAAGCTGGTATTTGCAGGCGCATACGCTGGCACCTCTTGTGTTCCTGCCTGCAACAGCATGTGGCCTGCTGGCTACGGCCGTGCTGAACATTAATAACTTACGCGATATCGACAGCGATCGTGAAAACGGCAAAAATACCCTTGCAGTACGTCTGGGCCCCCTTTTGGCACGTCGTTATCACGCCTGCCTGCTAATGGGGGCGCTGCTGAGCCTCGCACTCTTTAATCTTGTCTGTTTACAAAGCATTTGGGGTTGGCTGTTCGTGCTGGCGGCACCGTTGCTTATCAAGCAGGCGCGCTATGTCGCACGTGAAACAACCCCTGCAGCCATGCGCCCGATGCTCGAGCGGACGGTAAAAGCGGCGCTGTTAATTAATCTGCTGTTTGCGCTGGGCGTTGTACTCAGTACGGTCCATTTTTAG
- the cytR gene encoding DNA-binding transcriptional regulator CytR produces MKPKKQVANATMKDVAVQAKVSTATVSRALMNPDKVSQSTRNRVEQAAIEVGYLPHSLGRNAKRNESRTILVIVPDICDPFFSEIIRGIEVTAADQGYLVLIGDCAHQNQQEKTFIDLIITKQIDGMLLLGSRLPFDASLEEQRNLPPMVMANEFAPELELPTVHIDNLTAAFNAVYYLQQLGHERIACIAGPEEMPLCHYRLQGYVQALRRTGMTVDPHYIARGDFTFEAGAQALAQLLSLPVPPTAVFCHSDVMALGALSQAKRSGLRIPEDLSIMGFDDIALSQFCDPPLTTVQQPRFDIGREGMLLLLDQLNGEIVSSGSRLLDCDLIERGTTSAPGMRK; encoded by the coding sequence TTGAAGCCGAAGAAGCAGGTTGCCAATGCAACCATGAAAGATGTTGCCGTCCAGGCGAAAGTCTCTACCGCAACGGTATCCCGTGCATTAATGAATCCCGATAAGGTGTCGCAAAGCACACGCAACCGGGTAGAACAGGCAGCAATAGAAGTTGGTTACCTACCGCATTCGTTAGGCCGCAACGCTAAACGCAACGAGTCGCGCACGATTCTGGTGATTGTGCCGGACATCTGCGATCCCTTTTTCAGCGAGATTATCCGCGGCATCGAAGTCACCGCGGCGGACCAGGGCTACCTGGTGCTGATTGGCGACTGCGCCCATCAGAATCAGCAGGAAAAGACGTTTATTGATCTGATTATCACCAAGCAAATCGATGGCATGCTGCTGCTCGGCTCCAGACTGCCTTTTGATGCCAGCCTGGAAGAACAACGCAACCTGCCGCCGATGGTCATGGCAAACGAGTTCGCCCCCGAGCTTGAGCTGCCGACGGTGCATATCGACAATCTTACCGCAGCTTTTAATGCCGTTTACTATTTGCAGCAGTTAGGTCACGAGCGAATCGCGTGTATTGCCGGGCCGGAGGAGATGCCGCTTTGCCATTACCGCCTGCAAGGGTATGTTCAGGCGCTGCGCCGGACGGGCATGACGGTCGATCCTCATTACATCGCACGGGGCGATTTTACTTTTGAGGCTGGTGCCCAGGCGCTTGCGCAACTCCTGTCGCTCCCCGTCCCACCCACGGCTGTCTTCTGTCACAGTGACGTGATGGCGCTAGGGGCGCTGTCGCAGGCTAAACGCAGCGGCTTGCGTATTCCCGAAGATTTATCGATCATGGGCTTCGATGATATTGCCCTGTCGCAATTCTGTGACCCACCGCTAACCACCGTACAACAGCCGCGCTTCGATATCGGGCGGGAGGGTATGCTGCTGTTACTGGATCAGTTAAACGGTGAAATAGTGAGCAGCGGATCGCGACTGCTGGACTGTGACCTTATCGAACGAGGCACCACCAGCGCACCAGGCATGAGAAAATGA
- the zapB gene encoding septal ring assembly protein ZapB, whose amino-acid sequence MSFEVFEKLESKVQQAIDTITLLQMEIEELKEKNNSLAQEVQQAQGNHEELIRENSSLKEQQHVWQERLHALLGKMEEV is encoded by the coding sequence ATGTCATTTGAAGTGTTTGAAAAACTAGAATCGAAAGTACAGCAGGCAATTGACACTATCACATTGTTGCAGATGGAAATCGAAGAGCTGAAAGAGAAAAACAACAGCCTGGCTCAGGAAGTACAGCAGGCGCAGGGTAATCACGAAGAGCTGATCCGTGAGAACAGTTCTCTGAAAGAACAACAGCATGTCTGGCAGGAGCGCTTACACGCTCTGCTGGGCAAAATGGAAGAAGTTTAA
- the rraA gene encoding ribonuclease E activity regulator RraA: MKYDTSELCDIYQEDVNVVEPLFSNFGGRSSFGGQIITVKCFEDNGLLYDLLEQNGRGRILLVDGGGSVRRALVDAELARLAAQNEWEGIVIYGAVRQVDDLEELDIGIQAIAAIPVGSAGEGIGESDVRVNFGGVTFFSGDHLYADNTGIILSEDPLDIE, from the coding sequence ATGAAATATGATACTTCCGAGCTTTGCGACATCTACCAGGAAGATGTCAACGTCGTTGAACCGCTGTTTTCCAACTTTGGTGGGCGGTCGTCCTTTGGCGGGCAAATCATTACGGTGAAATGTTTCGAGGACAACGGGTTGCTTTACGATCTGCTCGAACAGAATGGCCGTGGCCGCATTTTGCTGGTCGACGGCGGTGGCTCTGTACGCCGCGCGCTGGTTGATGCAGAGCTGGCTCGCCTTGCGGCGCAGAACGAGTGGGAAGGCATTGTGATCTACGGTGCCGTGCGTCAGGTAGACGACCTGGAAGAGCTCGACATTGGCATTCAGGCCATTGCGGCCATTCCAGTAGGTTCTGCGGGTGAAGGCATCGGCGAGAGCGATGTGCGCGTTAACTTTGGCGGCGTCACCTTCTTCTCTGGCGATCATCTGTATGCCGATAATACCGGCATTATTCTTTCAGAAGATCCGCTAGATATCGAATAA
- the priA gene encoding primosomal protein N' — translation MPVAHVALPVPLARTFDYLIPLRMQVAAGCRVMVPFGKRKAVGIVVSVSEKSELPLSDLKPVADVLDGESLFPASLWRVLLWAKDYYHHPIGDVLFHALPILLRQGKPAHHAPLWYWFATEEGKAVDINSLKRAPKQQQALAAVRQKNIWRHQVGEMDISEQGLQALRTKGLCDLKSAAPATTDWRENYSVAGERLRLNTEQATAVGAIHSADKEFSAWLLAGITGSGKTEVYLSVLENVLAQGKQALVLVPEIGLTPQTIARFRERFNAPVEVLHSGLNDSERLAVWLKARSGEAAIVIGTRSSLFTPFCRLGVIVIDEEHDSSYKQQEGWRYHARDLAVYRAHAENIPIILGSATPALETLHNVQLGKYRQLRLTKRAGNARPATQQVVDLKGQPLKSGLAPALIKKIGQHLQADNQVILFLNRRGFAPALLCHECGWIAECPRCDRYFTLHQGSRQLRCHHCDSQRPIPHQCPGCGSTNLVPVGMGTEQLEQSLAPMFPNVPLSRIDRDTTSRKGALEQQLAEVHRGGARILIGTQMLAKGHHFPDVTLVALLDVDGALFSADFRAAERFAQLYVQVSGRAGRAGKPGEVVLQTHHPEHPLLQTLLTQGYDAFAAQAQVERQTVFLPPFTSHVIFRAEDHNNQQAPLFLQQLRNLLESSPLRDEQLWIMGPVPSLQPKRGGRFRWQILLQHPSRARLQHLISHSLALVNTLPESRKVKWMLDVDPIEG, via the coding sequence ATGCCTGTTGCTCACGTTGCCCTGCCGGTTCCACTTGCCCGAACTTTTGATTATCTGATCCCCCTGAGAATGCAGGTGGCGGCTGGCTGTCGCGTTATGGTGCCGTTCGGTAAACGCAAAGCGGTAGGCATTGTAGTTTCCGTGAGTGAAAAGAGCGAACTGCCCTTAAGCGACCTGAAACCTGTCGCAGATGTGCTGGACGGCGAGTCGCTATTTCCGGCCTCGCTGTGGCGCGTTTTGTTATGGGCAAAAGATTATTACCATCACCCAATTGGCGACGTACTGTTTCACGCGCTGCCCATCCTGCTGCGCCAGGGCAAACCCGCTCATCACGCGCCGCTGTGGTACTGGTTCGCCACCGAAGAGGGCAAGGCGGTTGATATTAATAGCCTGAAACGTGCGCCTAAACAGCAGCAGGCGCTGGCGGCGGTGCGGCAGAAAAACATCTGGCGTCATCAGGTCGGCGAAATGGACATCAGCGAGCAGGGTTTACAGGCGCTGCGCACCAAAGGCCTGTGCGACCTCAAAAGCGCAGCCCCGGCTACCACCGACTGGCGCGAGAATTATTCCGTGGCGGGTGAGCGCTTACGCCTGAATACCGAACAGGCCACGGCGGTAGGGGCAATCCACAGTGCGGATAAAGAATTTTCCGCCTGGCTGCTGGCGGGGATCACCGGGTCGGGCAAAACCGAAGTCTATCTCAGCGTGCTGGAAAACGTGCTCGCGCAGGGCAAGCAGGCGCTGGTGCTGGTACCGGAAATCGGCCTGACGCCGCAGACCATCGCCCGCTTCCGTGAACGATTTAATGCACCAGTCGAAGTGCTGCACTCCGGTCTGAACGACAGTGAACGTCTTGCCGTATGGTTAAAAGCTCGCAGCGGCGAGGCGGCAATCGTCATCGGTACACGCTCCTCTCTCTTCACGCCTTTCTGTCGTCTTGGCGTCATCGTCATAGATGAAGAGCACGACAGTTCTTACAAGCAGCAGGAGGGCTGGCGCTACCACGCCCGAGACCTGGCGGTGTACCGGGCGCACGCGGAAAACATCCCGATTATTCTGGGCTCGGCGACTCCCGCGCTGGAGACGCTGCATAACGTGCAGCTTGGCAAGTATCGCCAGCTGCGCCTGACAAAACGCGCCGGGAATGCGCGTCCGGCCACCCAGCAGGTAGTGGACCTGAAGGGGCAGCCGCTGAAGTCGGGCCTTGCCCCGGCGCTCATCAAGAAAATTGGCCAGCATTTACAGGCCGACAACCAGGTGATTCTGTTTCTAAACCGCCGGGGATTCGCCCCGGCCCTGCTCTGCCACGAATGCGGATGGATAGCAGAATGCCCGCGCTGCGATCGCTATTTTACGCTGCATCAGGGCAGCCGCCAGCTGCGCTGCCACCACTGCGACAGCCAGCGTCCCATTCCCCACCAGTGCCCGGGCTGCGGATCTACCAACCTGGTGCCGGTGGGGATGGGCACTGAACAGCTTGAGCAAAGCCTGGCGCCGATGTTCCCCAACGTGCCGCTTTCGCGAATCGATCGTGATACTACCAGCCGGAAAGGTGCTCTGGAGCAACAGCTAGCGGAAGTGCATCGCGGCGGCGCGCGTATTCTCATCGGCACGCAGATGCTGGCGAAAGGTCACCATTTCCCTGACGTTACGCTCGTTGCCCTCCTGGATGTAGACGGCGCGCTGTTCTCTGCTGACTTCCGAGCCGCCGAACGCTTTGCGCAGCTCTACGTGCAGGTTTCAGGCCGCGCCGGACGCGCTGGCAAGCCGGGCGAAGTGGTGTTGCAAACACACCATCCTGAACATCCACTACTGCAAACCCTGCTGACTCAGGGCTACGATGCGTTTGCCGCTCAGGCACAGGTCGAACGCCAGACGGTATTCCTACCGCCGTTCACCAGCCACGTGATCTTCCGTGCGGAAGACCATAATAATCAGCAGGCGCCGCTTTTCCTTCAACAGCTGCGCAATCTCCTCGAGTCCAGCCCTCTGCGCGATGAACAGCTGTGGATCATGGGGCCGGTACCGTCTTTACAGCCCAAACGCGGTGGTCGCTTCCGCTGGCAAATCCTCCTCCAGCACCCTTCTCGCGCTCGTTTGCAGCACCTGATAAGCCACTCGCTGGCCCTGGTCAACACGCTGCCAGAATCCCGCAAAGTGAAGTGGATGTTGGATGTCGATCCGATTGAGGGCTAG